A DNA window from Hemiscyllium ocellatum isolate sHemOce1 chromosome 48, sHemOce1.pat.X.cur, whole genome shotgun sequence contains the following coding sequences:
- the plat gene encoding tissue-type plasminogen activator produces the protein MAVLRIVTTISLLFILAAASEPQHLRFKRGTRSLASKATQGHCTSSDGSFWYLHDETWLQIVGRRIKYCRCNWSRIQCHSVPVRDCTQSKCYNGGICRQALYSQHYVCKCQAGYSGQLCEFDTKAQCYQDRGTGYRGTWSLTRSGAKCLNWNSTAVSRTRYNGRRPDAHQIGLGNHNYCRNPDNDTVPWCHVYNGHILTWDKCSIPACPKNHSSECYTKNGADYRGTRSYSQSGSRCLNWDSEVTRHKQHNAWIHNAHRLGLGSHSYCRNPDQDVKPWCHIMKGRKVTWEYCNIEQCATSAGTCGKREPQAMQYRILGGTTTDITSHPWQAAIFVYYRRTKDYAFLCGGSLIGSCWVLTAAHCFPRSFKVQEIKVIMGRTIRKEPSEDDQVLDVEEYFVHKEFDEDTYNHDIALIKLQSKNGQCAKMTRYVRTVCLPWEKQQLPAWTKCEISGYGRQEEYSAFFSDQLKEGNVRLYPSHRCTSAHLHNRTVTKNMICAGDTRGLDDACKGDSGGPLVCPVEGRMNLYGIISWGIGCGKPGIPGVYTKVTNYLDWIRKHMDEA, from the exons ATGGCTGTCTTGAGAATTGTGACCACTATATCCCTGCTTTTCATCCTTGCTGCGGCATCTGAA CCACAGCATTTGCGATTCAAACGGGGGACGAGAAGCTTAGCGTCTAAGGCTACTCAAG GACATTGCACGAGCTCGGATGGCTCATTTTGGTACCTACATGATGAGACATGGCTACAGATTGTGGGACGACGGATCAAATACTGCCGTTGTAACTGGTCTCGGATTCAATGCCACAGTGTACCAGTGCGAg ATTGCACCCAGAGTAAATGCTACAACGGAGGAATATGTCGCCAGGCCCTTTACTCTCAGCACTACGTATGTAAGTGCCAAGCTGGGTACAGTGGTCAACTGTGTGAGTTTG ACACCAAGGCACAGTGTTACCAGGATCGAGGGACCGGGTATCGAGGAACCTGGAGCCTCACCCGCTCCGGGGCAAAATGTCTGAACTGGAATTCAACCGCAGTGTCCCGCACTCGTTACAATGGTCGCAGGCCAGATGCCCACCAAATAGGACTTGGGAATCACAATTACTGCAG GAACCCTGACAATGACACAGTGCCCTGGTGCCATGTCTACAATGGCCACATCCTGACCTGGGACAAGTGCAGCATTCCTGCCTGCCCAAAGA ATCACAGCTCTGAGTGCTACACCAAAAATGGGGCAGATTATCGTGGAACCAGGAGTTACTCGCAGTCTGGGAGTCGTTGTCTCAACTGGGATTCTGAAGTGACCCGCCACAAGCAGCATAATGCATGGATACACAATGCTCATCGCTTGGGGCTGGGAAGCCACAGTTACTGCAG GAATCCAGATCAAGATGTCAAGCCTTGGTGCCATATTATGAAAGGAAGAAAAGTCACTTGGGAATACTGCAACATTGAGCAATGTGCTACATCAG CAGGTACCTGTGGGAAGAGAGAGCCCCAAGCAATGCAGTACCGGATCCTGGGAGGAACCACCACTGACATCACATCCCACCCTTGGCAAGCTGCTATTTTTGTCTACTATCGGAGGACAAAGGATTATGCCTTCCTGTGTGGAGGGAGCCTCATTGGTTCCTGTTGGGTCCTCACAGCGGCTCACTGCTTTCCGCGCAG CTTCAAAGTGCAAGAGATCAAAGTGATCATGGGGAGAACAATCCGCAAAGAGCCATCTGAGGATGACCAGGTACTGGATGTGGAAGAGTACTTTGTTCACAAGGAGTTTGATGAAGACACTTACAATCACGACATTG CTCTGATCAAACTCCAGTCGAAGAATGGCCAATGTGCCAAGATGACTCGTTATGTTCGGACAGTTTGCCTACCATGGGAGAAGCAGCAACTGCCTGCCTGgactaagtgtgagatctctggaTATGGCAGACAAGAGGAAT ATTCTGCATTCTTCTCTGATCAACTGAAGGAAGGAAATGTCCGTCTCTACCCATCGCACCGCTGCACTTCAGCTCACCTGCACAATCGGACAGTCACCAAAAACATGATCTGCGCCGGAGACACTCGGGGCCTTGATGATGCCTGCAAG GGAGACTCGGGAGGCCCCTTGGTCTGTCCAGTAGAGGGCCGCATGAATCTATATGGGATCATCAGCTGGGGAATTGGTTGCGGGAAACCAGGAATACCAGGCGTCTACACCAAGGTCACGAACTACCTGGACTGGATTCGCAAACACATGGATGAAGCTTGA